TTACGGGAACGCCACGCCGTCGAGGAACTCGACCCTGGTGCCGCCTTCCTGGCCCCACAGCTTCAGGGTGAACGTGCCGCGCGCCTCGTTCTCCGTCGTCTCCAACTCCACCACGACGAGCAGCTTCCTCCCAGGGGGAGTCGTCTCCAGCGGCCAGAAGCTGAGGGGCTCCAACTCCACGTGATTGGAGCCCGCCAGCACCGCACCGGCGGGCGTCCAGGCCCGTGTCCCCGTGTTCTCGACCTTCATCTTCACGGCCAGGCGCACCACCTTCTGCCCTCTCTCCGTGCGCGCGGTGAGGGAGCGGTAACTGCGCGCTGACAGGAGTTGGATCGTGTTGCCTGGTCGTGCGGTGACGGCGTCACTGATGTCCTTGTATGCAACGCCCCCTTCGCCCATGAGCTCGTGGGCGATGAGACCCGTGAGCCCCACCTGCCCGGCGCACTCGGCCTGGATACGAGCTTTCTCCTCCCGGCATTGCCGCGCTTCGGCCCGCGCCTGCTGCTCACCCTGCCGATAGGACGCGAGCGTGCGCGATTGGCGAGTCACCTCCACCAGTTGTTCGGCCTGGGAGGGGTGCACCACCAGCCAGAAGGTCGCGCTCGCGGGGGCCGCGCCGTCCTCGAAGTAGACTGTCACCGGCACACGGTCCCCATCGGTCAATGCTTCCGAGGGGATGAGCGTCAGGGACACCGTTCCCGCATCCACCACCTGGAAACGTTCCGGCCTGGCCAGTTCCACGCGCGCCACTCGCGAGTCGAAGACAAGGGTGGTGGATATCCCAGGGTGGATGCACACCTCTCCCTGATTGTTTGGGGCTTCCGCTGTCAGCCCCAGGTGGCGCGTGCCCATCTCGCAGACAGGGAGTGGCGACTGTGCGGCGGCATGGGTGGGGGCCGCGAGCAGAGCCCATCCCACGAGGGCGGTGGAAGGCAGTACCAACACGGAGCG
This DNA window, taken from Archangium lipolyticum, encodes the following:
- a CDS encoding DUF2381 family protein codes for the protein MLVLPSTALVGWALLAAPTHAAAQSPLPVCEMGTRHLGLTAEAPNNQGEVCIHPGISTTLVFDSRVARVELARPERFQVVDAGTVSLTLIPSEALTDGDRVPVTVYFEDGAAPASATFWLVVHPSQAEQLVEVTRQSRTLASYRQGEQQARAEARQCREEKARIQAECAGQVGLTGLIAHELMGEGGVAYKDISDAVTARPGNTIQLLSARSYRSLTARTERGQKVVRLAVKMKVENTGTRAWTPAGAVLAGSNHVELEPLSFWPLETTPPGRKLLVVVELETTENEARGTFTLKLWGQEGGTRVEFLDGVAFP